A stretch of the Uranotaenia lowii strain MFRU-FL chromosome 3, ASM2978415v1, whole genome shotgun sequence genome encodes the following:
- the LOC129751604 gene encoding uncharacterized protein LOC129751604 has product MKIITIFLILCYLACFVNGAVRVIGSQVYFEKVAKRVVEILETRFITGSDLPIDSYTASINITSQGIRLDGDVSFHSAFVARIGEIQLSTQRFREILLDSEVRFESEMLWLNVAVVLDFTADLEGWQGSGTVLVTFAQLQFPIVTKREFASGEVSGSLTFMSISNQNDITIVGHPNNAHVQMIARAINTNFDFRNHMLEPFRRWNFQNILNVVLAEIPFPEVCYNC; this is encoded by the exons ATGAAGATCATaacgatatttttaattttgtgctaTCTCGCATGTTTCGTTAATGGCGCTGTTAGAG TCATCGGTTCTCAAGTGTATTTTGAGAAGGTAGCAAAAAGAGTGGTGGAAATACTTGAAACACGTTTTATCACTGGATCGGATCTACCAATCGACAGTTATACAGCAAGTATTAA CATCACATCACAAGGCATCCGTCTGGATGGAGATGTGTCATTCCATTCGGCTTTTGTGGCCCGCATTGGTGAAATACAGCTCAGTACTCAACGTTTCCGAGAAATTCTTCTGGATTCGGAAGTACGTTTCGAGTCGGAAATGCTGTGGCTGAACGTAGCGGTTGTGCTAGATTTTACGGCCGATCTTGAAGGTTGGCAAGGATCGGGAACAGTGTTGGTTACGTTTGCGCAGCTCCAGTTTCCAATCGTAACTAAACGTGAATTCGCTTCCGGAGAAGTCAGCGGCAGTTTAACTTTCATGAGCATTAGTAATCAAAATGATATCACCATTGTGGGCCATCCGAACAACGCCCACGTGCAGATGATTGCGAGAGCA ATTAACACAAACTTCGATTTCCGAAATCACATGCTAGAGCCTTTCAGACGATGgaactttcaaaacattttgaatgTCGTACTTGCTGAAATACCTTTCCCTGAAGTGTGCTACAATTGTTGA